One Belonocnema kinseyi isolate 2016_QV_RU_SX_M_011 chromosome 6, B_treatae_v1, whole genome shotgun sequence genomic region harbors:
- the LOC117175105 gene encoding uncharacterized protein LOC117175105, whose translation MKFVLFCSFLAFCAFETAFSDAAADRRLSNQLYNMKFASMQQINDITNPILQRIQRDVDAAKTNGKNAQPCYETARIEMKSYVDPGFSNLERCRVDALAAKSIPYASSCNSEVVSTFRQNANTVSAQSCLTNL comes from the exons ATGAAGTTTGtacttttctgcagttttttggCTTTTTGCGCCTTTGAA ACAGCTTTTTCTGATGCAGCTGCAGATCGACGATTGTCGAATCAACTCTACAATATGAAGTTTGCGTCAATGCAACAAATAAACGATATCACGAATCCAATACTGCAAAGAATTCAA agagATGTTGATGCTGctaaaacaaatggaaaaaatgcTCAACCCTGCTATGAAACTGCCAGGATTGAAATGAAGTCATACGTTGATCCTGGTTTCTCAAACTTGGAAAGATGTCGTGTAGATGCCTTAGCCGCTAAAAGTATTCCg TATGCGAGTTCGTGCAACAGTGAAGTTGTTTCTACTTTCCGACAGAATGCAAATACAGTTTCTGCTCAGTCTTGCCttacaaatctttga